Within the Debaryomyces hansenii CBS767 chromosome E complete sequence genome, the region tatatatatacatatatatatatagccGATATCTCTATAATTGAATTGTGTCTCCCATTTGTATGAATAATCTAACTTGGACCCGGCTTCCTTTTAAGGAAACAGGGGGCCACTTATTTGGTAATACTTAATTTATATGCCAGAACATTTATCTTCTGTTATATACgtctttaatttttcttgacACTTATCTAACTCAAActatttataattaattcCCAATTCCTCAATCTCTTTTCCGAGACAAGGGATAAGCTGCGAAAATACATAGTTGAATTACATTACTCCAGTATTTATATTgggtatatatatatatatacttatatTCTCCTAGGAAATTGTAAGGAAATCGGGTactaatataataattatttttctttgtatattatatatatgttCTATAGACCAAATAGTACCTATCTTCTTATTCTTAGCTAACTAACTAACTTTAACTACCTAGAATTAGTTCCTAATTTACATCCTCCTATCTCCGGACTAAGGGGATCACCTCTATTCATGGATATATAGTTCATCTCATAAATTCTTCCAAAACTATAATTTTCAGAAATGGTTTCGTGGTCTAGTTGGTTATGGCATCTGCTTAACACGCAGAACGTCCCCAGTTCGATCCTGGGCGAAatcattctttttctttttttttccaACGTAGAATGCAAGTGACAATCTGAAGCTTTGGGCTCAAAACGATGAATGCCGTATCCAAGACTTTTGAACCTGAGATTCCTTTTTAAATCGGGGCTCAGTATCTAAATTAGTTAGGCTAAAGCCGCTCAAAGAAGTCATTGAGCCCCAACTttaatattgttgttgtagATTACGGGAAAGTAGGCTAAAAGCCGCATAAGTATTAAAGTTTTTATATGACGTCTCAGCCTAATGAAGTTAAAGCATGTTCTATTGGCTGGCTATCAGTTGTAGATATGGGTTCAGACTAGAGTTAAAAGTCATACATGACGTGATACgctaatttcaaaatccaaAAGCAATATGGCAGATCTGAGATCACCCTGTTAAGAGCGTAATTATTATGTAACATGCTTGCCTCATCGCACAGTAAATTTTCTGCCTAAGCGTAGAGAAAAACAATTTCCCGAACCGAAGGAATAAAAGAATACATAAACAGCATAAAAttacttcttcttattGTCCTATCGCCAgtgaaaatattattacaGAATTATCAGACACTCTTGATAAGAGGGACATTAATTATAAgcttatataatatattcgTAAGAGAATCTTGGTTGTTTTTAATAAGTTAggaataaaatttttttacaatatcattttATGTATTAAAGCCTGATAAAAAATCAAAGCTTGAagcattattttgaatagaCATATTTATACAAAGGATTCatagaattgaagaaaatatgtGGTTGAGAAAAGAGAAGGAAGATACAGACATGACGGAGACGTCGAAAGGtggaaaaattgatacTTTTGGTGGAGAAGGGGCATCAACCAGCAACAGTGTTATTTCCAAAAGTTTGTCGACCGGTGGCGTTGACGGAGAAGAGAGAAAATTCGACGAAAAGAAAGCGTATCCAAAAGGACATatccaaagaaaattaGAAAGTCGTCATGTTCAGTTGATTGCGATCGGGGGCTCGATTGGTACCGGTCTTTTTGTGACAATTGGTACAACTGGTTTAGTGAAAGCTGGACCTTTGGGATTATTGTTGGCGTACACATTTTGGACggttattattttgttgttAACCACCTCTATTGGTGAGATGGTGTCATTCTTGCCAGTGCCAGCTCCATTTATTACTATGGCTGGTAGATGTGTTGACGAGTCATTTGAATGTGCTGTCGGGTGGAATTTCTTTTTGATGCAAGCTTTATATATTCCTTTTGAGATTACTGCTGTGAATGGTatgattcatttttggAGAAGTGATTATTCGCCAGCCATTACGTTGTGTATCCAGATTGTTATCTACGCCTGCATTAATGTTTTTGCAGTTAGACTTTACGGTGAAGCCGAATTCTGGTTATCTATTtcgaaattaattttatgtATCGGGTTATTATTCTTTACACTTGTTACCATGTGTGGTGGTAACCCACAACATGATGCTTTTGGTTTCAGAAACTGGCATGTCGAAGGGGGCCCAATGGGTGAACAGATTACTACAGGAGCGTTAGGTAAGTTCCAAGGATTCTTAGCCGGTTTGATTAGTGCATGTTTTACGGTCGTTGGTCCAGAGTATATGTCTATGGTTTCAGCGGAAGCAAAGAACCCCAGGAAAACTATGCCCACTGCTTTCAAAACAGTTTTGTATAGATTGGCATTATTCTATATCGGTGGTGCATTGAGTGTGACTATTTTGATTAGTTACAAGGATCCAAACTATCTTGAATTGACCTCGGATGCTTCGAATGCTGCTTCTTCTCCTTATGTTGTGGCAATGCAGaacttgaaaattgatGTCTTACCCCATATTGTGAATGCTGTTGTATTGACTTCAGCATTTTCAGCAGGTAATTCGTATACTTACTGTTCCTCAAGAGCTTTATATGCATTAGcccaaagaaaatttgCCCCTAAATTCTTTACTTATTGTACTAAAAATGGGGTTCCAATTTACTGTGTTATTGTCGCCATTTGTTTTTCAATGTTATCATTAATGCAATTGAGTGAAGGAAGTTCTAAAGCTTTAAATTATATGGTCAGTTTATGTACAGGTTCCcagttattgaattatgGGTTTATGACAATCACTTATATGTGTTTCTATAGAGCTGTTAAGGTCCAAGGTTTGGATAGAAGAACGTTCCCATATAGGGCATGGTTCCAGCCTTACTCCATTTGCATTGCAGCATTTTTCATTTGGTGCATGATTGGTATTTTAGGATATACCGTTTTTATTCCTGGCCATTGGGAAATTGACACATTCTTGTTTAATTACGTTATGATTTTCGTCACTGCCgctatttatattttctggAAACTTTTAAAGAGAACTCCATTCGTTAAGCCTGAAGATGCAGACATTTTTACAggtattgaagaagttgaagaacACGAATATGAATATTACGCCCAGTTAGAGGGTGAAGGTAAGCAAAAACCAAACAAATTCAAGAGTATCCTTCACTGGATTTTTTAAGTCATATTATTTACCTAAAGCATACTTCCTTTAATTCgtgtattattttcaaggCTCTTGGCTCCTTGTTGTTATCATtagttattattatatttcctGAAGTTATCCATTCTGTAACGAAttctatattcaaattcataaatacttttttattttaaatCATATATGCAAATCTATAACTCATTTTACTAATTGACCCACTCCCAAGTAATATCGATTCTTCCTAAACTTTGGTCAGCGATCTGTGAAAATGCACTTGGTGAAAAATCTAAGTCGTTCTCAGCGCATCCCTCGCAAGAGTCAACTACGGTAACTTCGACCGATTTACCTTCATAGGATGCCTTTATTTTCTTGCCACACAAAGAATTGTCATTCGAGTTACCATTAACTTGGTTGTTTTCGTATAATATATGAGAAACAGCGACGATGTAGTCAGTGTCTTGGTTGGTTTCACCACAGGCACCTAATCCAGTCGAGTAAAAGGTTCCTTCACCGGAGTGATCTCCTGAAGATGGCAGTGAAGTCCCTGTAGAGGTAGAGCTAGTCGATGCTCCAGTGGCTGGAGAAGGACTAGTAGCGACCTCAGTATTGGCAGCAGCTTGGCTAACGGTTTGTGCATCAGTGGCGGCTAAAGAAGCAGAGGTAGCGAGTTCTTTGGCATTGTTAGCTAAATTGGCACCCTCTGTCTCAGATGGTTCTTTTGAAGACGAAGTAACTCTGGCTTCGGTGTCTTCAGCAACTGCAATGGAAGTGGGCTCACCGTTTATGACAGTCGATTGAATAGTAGTGTAATGAGTAACAAATACAGTATGAACCTCAGGAACTGGCTGACAGGAAGCCAAGTACGAATTCAACAAAGTAAATAAGATGGtagatgaaaatttcatttttatgATTATATGTTAAGGAAAGACTTAAGTAAGTTTGAAACACGGATAGTATgttcaacaaaattaaaGGAATGTATGTTCAACAAGCCCAAAGGAATGTATTTTTATATGTGTAAAGGATTGTAAGTGTTGATAGAgcatttaataatttagatgGAGAGATATGCTTGCATTTATATACTCATGCTGAGATTCTAGATCGTATACGGTAGTAGGCTAGTTTCTACCCCTTTGTcataaaaaataaaaaattgttcGAATATTTCCCTTTTTGATCTCTAATATTGATTTGGTACCTGAAACATGTTGATCCGATGCGTTAAGGATGCTCGAAATGTGCTAATTGTAGTCTACAACGTATTTGTTTGCAACCTAAACGCGCTTTTGAAACAATCGCGTAACGAATTTTGAAGTACCTTATTACACGTTACAAAGAGGCGTATGAAATGTAAGTAATACtattaattcaaaatggTAAAATATATACGTGGTATATCTATTTTCATACTTACATAAAAAACATAGATAGTTTGTAGATCTAGAATTGTTTACTAAATTTATTTCCTTGGCTTCAATTCTAAATCTAAATGCTAGTAGATCATACAATGCGAATTTGTAGTCACTTATGCTCAATGCTGACGATATGAACATCAATCAATACATTTATAGGGaaaaatatcttctaattgGCAGAAAAGCCATTTACTCTGAAAGCTTGTTAAACCTATGGCCTTCGCTCTTAATCTCATGTTTCTGTCATCAGTGATTAAGATACAATAATTGAATGCTTTAGATGCGGTTGAGTCCAACACAACCGTTTCGTTGGATGGACCGTTTACAGTCAGGTTCAAacctttcattaattttttgcTCATTTCATCATGCTTATTGACTGAAATTAATATGgtttcttcaacatttgTTCTCCAGTTAGAATTATTCTCAAATTCTGTAGTTTCGTTAATATCCGATGCAACAGATCCATCGAATCTTAATGGCAAAATTTCTCCAGTGAAGTATAATTCtctgataatgataactGACCTAGTTGCTGCATCTGCAATTGTCGCTTCTGCAGATTTGCGTAGAGACCTCAATTCCTGAAAGACGATTAATGGAATCAGAACCTTTAAAACACTATTCCGAACACATTTAAATACTCTCCCGCAATGCTTTAACCAAATATTCGTGTCTAATGTAACGTACGTGAGGTTACTATCTATTCCATCCCCAAGATCACCTTCGACTGAAAATCTGCCACCTCTGGTTGGTAAGCTTTCTGAATTATTCATGAAAATCTCATTATACAAATCATCACCCACATTCATTTGCCTGTGTTGAAAGACCTGGTCATCTAGCTGTTGATATCGATTTGAATTCGAATCATAATCTATCTGagaatcattaaatttagaattCCCATAATTCTCCAGgtcattttcattgatatcaccataatttaattgatgGCTACCTGCATCACCTGAAGAGTTCAGATCCGAAAGTTTAAACCAAATATCATCTCTTTCTAATGCACTAATATTCTCGAAGGTTGAACGATTCACCAAATTTTCTCGAGTGATTTGCTGTAAGAAATTATTCTGAACGAAACGTTTGTCacttaataaaaattcCTCAATGTACGCATACGCACCCGATTCCCTTGTAGATGAATCGAAAACATCAGCATTCAAGTAGATTCCCTCGTCGAACTTGAATCCTTCGTTGGATCTAATTAGTCCAAATTCATAGTTATCTGCAATGAAGCGAGCAAGTAAAATAATACGGACAATtctttcatcattatcaaattccAGTTGCAGCCTTGTCTTTTGCTCATAATTATGGATCAGATCGACAACTGGGGAAGTTCCACAAATTGGtaaatcaaacaaattGTAATTCTGAACTCCAGCCAGGCTTATATCGttataatcattttttgTCGATATGAAATCAAACCACACAGTACCCCAACATTTCCACACTTCTGGTAAAAATTCATTGTTGTTAAAATAGTCCACATAATTTGGATGATTTAGAAGATAAAAACGACACATCTCATttaatttagaattatcCTTTGTAACTGAAAGTAATGAATTGAGATAATTGATTATCGATTCCCATGGGAATAATTTACGGAATATCCACATAAACATAGGTTTTGAATTCGGAAACTTATTCGTTGCTTCGCCAATAGAAATTAAAAAGTACAACCATACTATAACATGACATGTCGATGCTTGTTTCGGTCCTATTAAGTAATGGTTCAATATACGAACAGATAATTCAAGGACCGACTTGTTTATAAACTTTAAACAGTAGAACCAATTATCTGCCGATAGGTCAGATGCGGTGATTGTTTGCCCGTCGACGCCACTTGAAATAGCCGCTGCATTAATTGGCTCATCAATATGAGATTGAGATCCCCTTGATTTCCTTTTCCGGTCCTTTTTAtcctttctttctttcaaaacttCTGGCAACTGGAATATTTTAGCAAACGGATTTTTGGCATCACCAAATCCTATTAAATGATTAATATTCGCAATTGCAAATAAGGAGCCCTTATTAAACcaaaaattcattttttcaACTGAATTTGTAGCTCCagtttgttgttgttgttgctgttgttgcaAATAGTACGGATGGTGAGGATCATTCATTGAAGTCGTTCCATGAGGAGTATATATTTCTCCcgtgaaaaaattatatccATTAGAATCAGATCCGAAAGTTAAACCATAGCGGGTTACTAAGTCGATGCCATACTGGAGTTGTGTATCATGAATGTTATCTGCATTACCCGATATATTCTCCGAATTACTATAGTTTGTATGAATGCTTAATAAAACTTTAtgaattttgatgaagTCAATAGTAGgtaattccaataatgatagaatatttctttgagTACAAATATTCTCCACGACTAACCTAAGGTATTGTTGAGTTGGTACAAATGGATCACGACATACTACCGACTTACCAATATTTACCAATGCATCTAAATTATCTTGTTGAACTGTACAcatatgataataaattttgccGTGTCCGTATAATGTCTTCATCGAAACAGAATACCAGTATTCAGCACTGATCTTCCAATCAATGAATCTAGAGGAATACAAAGCTATTGCCATTCGTGATAAATCCCCCAACTTTTCGGACCACCATCCTTCCATTTCTAATACCGGATCAGTTAGgtttgaaataatattaaagcAATATGCTATGAAGCACAGACAAATCTCATGATCTTGGAAAATGCTCatgatattctttaaaaCCTCTAGAAATCCAACAATACCGTAAACCCACATACGTCTTGGAATCTTATATAAATCGACTATATTCTTACCAGTTTTGAACTGTGTTTGATTAGAGGTTGGCTTTAACGCAGTAACCAAAAAATCATAATAATTATCTAATAATGTTAtattatgatgataaacAGTCCAAAGATCATTCAGTAAGTCGGATGCtttagatgatgatgacacagacgatgatgaattaacCGAAGATGACAATTGTGGGTTAACCATGGGAGAATCACGATAACTTTGTATACTAGTACTCGCTGtagtatttattttaataGATATCTCTATGCAATTCTTTTGAACGACTTCTTCGAAGTTTACGATATTCTTGTACGTATCTTTGAGCTTCGATGCTAACTGTTGCTCTTCATCGGACATTGTACGTTGAAAATGCTGCTGATTATTTTGTTGCTGTTCGGGCGGCGAGACTTCATGGAGAGTTTCTTGTTGTGAAGACTGCTGCCCTTGCATTATTGGATTCATCAGCGAGGCCATTTCCTTGGTTCCAGACGAAAAGTCTGATGATTGCATATGCTCTGTATCTGCCTGAAGAAGCCGAGCTTGTGATTTATTTTGCTGATTTTGATCTAATGCATTTGAATCAGACAGATCAGAATTATTGTTAGCAGAAATACTCGACATAGGGTTAATATTTGGGCTTGACGGAACATCATATGCCGAAGGAGTCGGTGTTTTCATAGTCCCTGTAGTCACTGGGTGTCCATTATATTGGCCTTTTTGGTGCTGCATCAAACTTCTTCTCACATTATTACGAATCATTGGATTATTACTAAGTCTCTGCGATGAAACACCGGGCGCATTAACACTCCCTGatattgtattattatttatggATGACTGGGGGAAGTTAAAATCTTGTGTGTTTTGTGTAGACATGGACATCTGTAGAGGGTTTGATGTTCTTTTATTTGAGTTATTTGTCACGTAGTTCGACAAGCTGTTTTGCCgtttttgttgttgtgaCGAAGGATTGGAAGGCTCGCCTTGGTACGAGTTAACTATAGGATTCCTATTAAGTTCTGCCACCAGATCAGGGATATATTTGAGGtgtttattattcataataaataaaccTGCTGGGGAGATACGAATTTGAATGGGAACTAATAATTTTGCCTTGATCTGAAGTCAAATTGATTAGGCACTTCTACGTATCAGTTTCTGTATGGAAAATATTGACCCGCGGACGACTTCGACTGGCTCTTACAAAATTACCATGATCTCGACTAAACGATAGCAAACTACATATATGAGCCAAAGCCATTTATTAAGAAGGGCATTGTACAAACGCCGAGGGCATTGTATCGGTTTATCGTTTAGTCTGggaaaaaattaatgaaatagtATCCGGACGATCCATGGGGTATTGTGGATCGAATTAAcgaatttatcaattccaCAAGTAGTATAGAGGTTTCGTAGTATAACTCTCTTCGCCATTGACCATTCGATCATCCAGACGATGAAAAACACATACTTAATTGTAGATAGCCAGTGCAAGCGCTAATCctatataaaatttaaatcGACCCTGGACATCTCAAATCTCTCGTGGTATCTTTTATTGTGATAGCACCATACAGTGGTCCTGATCATCCACGCTGCAGACTTGTACATCTCTAACACAACTAAATCTCGATTTCTACAGTTAAATGCTCTACTTGCATGAATTCTACATTATCCCATCTCTGGCTTCGGGCCCGTGGTCTCATTTCTCAGCCTCGACATTCAATCTTAACGTATGCCTGGCCGTTCACCACACCATGCCCGTTTCAACCTGGAATATCTTTCATTTCTAAAACGTAAGATTTTTATTGACAAAGCTAAATATTTACTCATGAATAATGTATATCCTGACTGTCGACTGCCATACCGACTTTTAAACCACCACAATCATTTCTCTTTTTATAATCCCTGGCCATTTAAAACCGTACGATACGCGTACAACCAACTCGACAAGCATACAGTAATACAGTAATAAACCATATAATCtatttcaacttcttctttggtCTTAATTGGTTAGTGTGTCCACACTTTCTCTTACGACAGTTGGTAGCTCTTGGTGGTAATCTAGCGTAACATTTACGGCAGATAGATTTCTCACAGTTGTACTTGGAAGCTAAAGCCTTTAAGGATGGTTCAATCATCTTTATTAGCAATTAATGTGATATCTTAACTTTAACGTATAATCGTATCTTTTGAGTACaagattaatgaaaaattttgtttCCCAAGCACTCTGAGTAGAACGACTCCTCGGGATTTTTTGGTTACACAAAACTGCGGTGACCGAATTTGTTCCGTCTTCTTCGCATTATATAAGCAACGGGGCCGAAGCCCTTGTACCAGGTGATCATCGAGACAACGGGCCAACTTTTAGTGCGACTTAGACGATATGGCAATATGTCGCAGTTATGTCGTGTTAGAATCCTATGACGACATTGTACGAATAATTTCGCACATGATCGCCAGATGTCTCCAAATATCGTATAATGTCGTACAATGTCGTACAATAATACTCGGCTGGCTGAAATAATGCCTAATGGACTGTTTGTAGTCTCATAGGATagtattataattatacACATCAATTGTATTTTGCAAGTCATTTGCTACCACGGATAGACTAGAGCGAATCGCGATACCTGGATTGAGATACAGCTTCTTGTTAGCATGAGTGAAAATCATAAGGAAGTGCAAGAGCTGACATCTGGAGATGACGACCAAACTAATCCACAGCAACATCAGGtacaaataaatgaaaCAGAAGGAAGAGTTGAAGGAGATGTGAATGGTTTAGACCAAAGACAAAACAGAGAAGTTCCCGTGGAAACAAACGAGGAATCTGACTTTGGCAATTTGGGGGCCGGCGGGTATTCAGAATTTGATACAAGAACCATGGAATGGGAGCCACTTGATCAGGGAAACGGCGATACTCCGCAGGTGAGCTTAACCAACGAGAATCAGGAAAATGAGATGTCACTGGGTACTGGATTGGAGTTGAAACAGCAAGGCCTGGAGCAAGAAAATCAGAACCAAGAAAATGAGCAGGTTCAAGATCAGCAACAAGAAGACCAACAGGTTCAAGATCAGCAACAAGAAAACCAACAGCAACAATATCACGACCAAGAAGGGACAAATCTACAACAAGAGCAGCAGCTGGATTATCAGGACCAGGACCAAGAAAATGAGGACGATATAAATACCTCGACTTTACACCCTCTCCAACCTAATCAGAGCTTCACCACCCCGCTGAAATCATTGCCACCTTTGAAAGATATCGAATTGATAACAACTCCAAAGGCCTTCAGTGTTGCAAAAGATGCGGATGCCGATGTCCCAAACGTATCGAGCTCTCCGCTTATTACCGCAAAGAATACACAGATGGATCCAGGACAAGGTGGTGACAATCATCCAAAGTCCAACGACAATAATCAAGGggacgatgatgatattgaaagatcTGTCGTTCGTGCATTCTTGGGAGTTAGTCAACAGGATTTGAATTCGCTAAGTACAGATGTAATTAGCAAGATGCATAAGAGATCCATTGAACTCCAAGAATTGAAGTcagataatgaatttttaaagATAAACCAAGAACAAGCCATACTGatacaaaataaaaagtcGAAATTGTTGAGTCTGAAACTAAGTAAGCTAGATAAACTGAATACTGAATTAAGGCAAGAAAGAGTCACATTAtctaatgaaaaagaaatatatattaaaacTATCGGCCAATTAAAAGATGAAAACTCAACAATAATGGATAAATTATCCCAAATTGAGTATCAATCTAAAAAGTATGATTCGAACTATTCAGAACAGATCGGCGAAAGagatcaagaaattttaaagTTAAATGACTcgttaaataaattaactAAAACAAACATAGAACAGAACCAAAAGATAAATGAGGTTATTAAGGAGCTTAACGATACcagaaatgaaaaattcactTTGAAACTAGAAAATAGTAAGAtatcaaatgaattatcgTACATTAAGAATCAGAGAACGTGgtatgaagaagaattaaaatctGTTCAACGTAGATTCACtgatttaattaaaaagCATGAATCAGAGTTTTTAATGAGATCTAATAAGTTGTCTAGTTTAACAACTAAAAACGAAGCTTTAGATCGTTTGAATAAATCACAGGCCGAACATATTAATGGATTGCAAAATGACTTAGAGaaagaaatttcaaagGCATCGTCATTAGAttccaaatttgaaattgaaaaaatcaagCTAGATAAAGAGTTGAAGAATAAGGAAGAGTTATTAGAACTAACACAAGTTCAATCATCTCAAAGAAATGAGAGAATAGAACAGCTAGAATCATacattgaagaaataaagaataaGTTAGGTGAatctattaatttgttGGAAGCTGATTTATCTAAGAAGAATGAAACTATTCTTGTTTTAGAAGAGAAATTAAGAAGAACAGAAGAAGTTTTAGATAAAGAATTGCACAAGGAAACTGATTTACCGAAATTATCTGTATCTGCAGAAATGATTGCATCCACAAAAGCAGATGGCATATCTTTATCGTCGTTGTATTCAGAATATaatcatttgaaaaagCAATTAGTGTTGGAACGATCGCAGAAAGAAAGATTAGCCAACCAATTGGAATCATTTGTAGCAGAATTGGAGTCTAAAAGACCTAcaattgcaaattattcTGATCAGATCAAGTTTTATGAGAACTCGCTTCAGGAAATGATAGGTAAAGTTGAATCAATCAGActagaaaaattagaagGAGAGAAAGagtataataaattgaaatcaagAGTTTCTGAAtacaataatgatttagTGTCGATGAAAAAGTTGTGCAGAGATTTAGGAAAACAATTATGTTATTACCTTATACATTCAAAGATCAGGGATAGTAAGGAAGATCCACTTACCTTGACGGAGAGAAAAgctattgaaaatattttagaaaGAAGCGGTAATAATGATGGTGTAAAAGAAACCGATACtgatcaattgatttctgATAGGTTGGTGGGTTTTACAAACATTATAGAACTTCAACAGAAGAATGAAGGTCTTCTCACTGTTGTGAGACAATTAGGTaagaaattggaaaacAAAGACGATGAGTTTAACGGTGGTTTAGAATCTGCTGCAATCGATGAAGCGAAAGATGCAATCTTAACGTTAGAGAATGAACTTGATAGTGTTCATGTTAAACTAGACGCTGTGTCCAAAGAAAGAGACGTGCTCAAATCAATGGTTGATTCTACTACCAAGAATGGGTCAAGGGGCGAACTTAAATTTTTGACTGATGCAAACAGTGATCTCAAATCTAAACTAAATGAAACAGAGAAAGTATTGAAAGAGTTGCAATTGCAGTCAAGTATAGCACTCAAAGATTTCAACGAGAAGTTGAGAGTCGTTACTAATAGCAAGAACGAATTAACTCTAAATTTGTCGTCGATTAAGCATTCAGCAGAATTGGCTGAAGCAAGATTTGCGAATGCACATAAATCTTTAGAAAATGCTCGAGAGGAAATTAACCAATACAAAAAAGACATTGAATTCTGGAAGAATCAAACATCGAAGCAAGAATATTCACTTATTAGTAAatctaatgaattaaaagatGTTGAGAATACTCTAAATGAAGAGCGGATTGtcataaataatttgaagaccgaaaaagaaatatggAACCTGTACCAAAAAACattgaatgatgatattCTGCAGCTTAGATCTGACAAGTCTCACCTTAATGAGTTTGTTGTAAATTTACAATCACTATTAAAGGAAAGGGAATCTTCAAGTAAGGAGTTGTCCATTAAGCTCACacaatcaattgaaaattatcaagCTTTACGAGATAGGCTTtctgaaaaagaagaaagaatttcGATTTTATCGAATCAATCAGAGTTAGCATTAAGAGCGCAGAATTCCAAGTTGGAACAGATTAACGAGCTTAACCTGTTAGTACGGGATTATAAGGGCAGATTGGCTGAAAAGA harbors:
- a CDS encoding DEHA2E18700p (similar to uniprot|P38090 Saccharomyces cerevisiae YBR132C AGP2 Plasma membrane carnitine transporter expression is down-regulated by osmotic stress), whose amino-acid sequence is MWLRKEKEDTDMTETSKGGKIDTFGGEGASTSNSVISKSLSTGGVDGEERKFDEKKAYPKGHIQRKLESRHVQLIAIGGSIGTGLFVTIGTTGLVKAGPLGLLLAYTFWTVIILLLTTSIGEMVSFLPVPAPFITMAGRCVDESFECAVGWNFFLMQALYIPFEITAVNGMIHFWRSDYSPAITLCIQIVIYACINVFAVRLYGEAEFWLSISKLILCIGLLFFTLVTMCGGNPQHDAFGFRNWHVEGGPMGEQITTGALGKFQGFLAGLISACFTVVGPEYMSMVSAEAKNPRKTMPTAFKTVLYRLALFYIGGALSVTILISYKDPNYLELTSDASNAASSPYVVAMQNLKIDVLPHIVNAVVLTSAFSAGNSYTYCSSRALYALAQRKFAPKFFTYCTKNGVPIYCVIVAICFSMLSLMQLSEGSSKALNYMVSLCTGSQLLNYGFMTITYMCFYRAVKVQGLDRRTFPYRAWFQPYSICIAAFFIWCMIGILGYTVFIPGHWEIDTFLFNYVMIFVTAAIYIFWKLLKRTPFVKPEDADIFTGIEEVEEHEYEYYAQLEGEGKQKPNKFKSILHWIF
- a CDS encoding DEHA2E18722p (no similarity), whose translation is MNLNIEFVTEWITSGNIIITNDNNKEPRALKIIHELKEVCFR
- a CDS encoding DEHA2E18744p (similar to CA0689|IPF14119 Candida albicans IPF14119 unknown function); this translates as MKFSSTILFTLLNSYLASCQPVPEVHTVFVTHYTTIQSTVINGEPTSIAVAEDTEARVTSSSKEPSETEGANLANNAKELATSASLAATDAQTVSQAAANTEVATSPSPATGASTSSTSTGTSSPSSGDHSGEGTFYSTGLGACGETNQDTDYIVAVSHILYENNQVNGNSNDNSLCGKKIKASYEGKSVEVTVVDSCEGCAENDLDFSPSAFSQIADQSLGRIDITWEWVN
- a CDS encoding DEHA2E18766p (weakly similar to uniprot|P36168 Saccharomyces cerevisiae YKR096W Hypothetical ORF) is translated as MNNKHLKYIPDSVAELNRNPIVNSYQGEPSNPSSQQQKRQNSLSNYVTNNSNKRTSNPLQMSMSTQNTQDFNFPQSSINNNTISGSVNAPGVSSQRLSNNPMIRNNVRRSLMQHQKGQYNGHPVTTGTMKTPTPSAYDVPSSPNINPMSSISANNNSDSSDSNALDQNQQNKSQARLLQADTEHMQSSDFSSGTKEMASSMNPIMQGQQSSQQETLHEVSPPEQQQNNQQHFQRTMSDEEQQLASKLKDTYKNIVNFEEVVQKNCIEISIKINTTASTSIQSYRDSPMVNPQLSSSVNSSSSVSSSSKASDLSNDLWTVYHHNITLLDNYYDFLVTALKPTSNQTQFKTGKNIVDLYKIPRRMWVYGIVGFLEVLKNIMSIFQDHEICSCFIAYCFNIISNLTDPVLEMEGWWSEKLGDLSRMAIALYSSRFIDWKISAEYWYSVSMKTLYGHGKIYYHMCTVQQDNLDALVNIGKSVVCRDPFVPTQQYLRLVVENICTQRNILSLLELPTIDFIKIHKVLLSIHTNYSNSENISGNADNIHDTQLQYGIDLVTRYGLTFGSDSNGYNFFTGEIYTPHGTTSMNDPHHPYYLQQQQQQQQTGATNSVEKMNFWFNKGSLFAIANINHLIGFGDAKNPFAKIFQLPEVLKERKDKKDRKRKSRGSQSHIDEPINAAAISSGVDGQTITASDLSADNWFYCLKFINKSVLELSVRILNHYLIGPKQASTCHVIVWLYFLISIGEATNKFPNSKPMFMWIFRKLFPWESIINYLNSLLSVTKDNSKLNEMCRFYLLNHPNYVDYFNNNEFLPEVWKCWGTVWFDFISTKNDYNDISSAGVQNYNLFDLPICGTSPVVDSIHNYEQKTRSQSEFDNDERIVRIILLARFIADNYEFGLIRSNEGFKFDEGIYLNADVFDSSTRESGAYAYIEEFLLSDKRFVQNNFLQQITRENLVNRSTFENISALERDDIWFKLSDSNSSGDAGSHQLNYGDINENDSENYGNSKFNDSQIDYDSNSNRYQQLDDQVFQHRQMNVGDDLYNEIFMNNSESLPTRGGRFSVEGDLGDGIDSNLTYVTLDTNIWLKHCGRVFKCVRNSVLKVSIPLIVFQELRSLRKSAEATIADAATRSVIIIRELYFTGEILPLRFDGSVASDINETTEFENNSNWRTNVEETILISVNKHDEMSKKLMKGLNSTVNGPSNETVVLDSTASKAFNYCILITDDRNMRLRAKAIGLTSFQSKWLFCQLEDIFPYKCID